TCGGCAGCAGGAATTCGTCAAAAAAGTACGCAGGGGTTACGCCGGTCATGGGCTTGCTCCATCGTGAAGGGGGAGCGACAGGCTAAGGACGGTTGAACGGCGGGAGGGGGTAACTATTGAGGCTCGTCGCAAGTTGACAGCGGGCACTGTGCGTGGTGTTTAATCGAACACTTGAATGTCCATTCGTTGCCTCTCCTAATCATAAAAACGCAATCATAAAAACGGAGCTTCAAATGTCTGCGCAGTCTCCGACAGTGGCCAAGGCTTCAACCGCAATCGGCTTCACCGAGTTAGTGGGCCTGCTACACCAGGTCTTTGTGCGGCATGGCACCTCGGCGCAGGTGGCCGCGATCCTTGCGCACAACTGCGCCAGCGCCGAACGTGACGGCGCGCATAGTCACGGCGTGTTTCGTATTCCAGGCTATGTATCGACACTCAACAGCGGCTGGGTCAATGGCAAGGCTGTGCCTGTGGTCGAGGACGTAGCCTCGGGCTTTGTGCGCGTGGACGCCGATAACGGCTTTGCCCAGCCGGCACTGGAGGCCGCACGCCCGCTGTTGGTAGAGAAGGCGCGCAGTGCCGGGATCGCGCTGCTGGCGATTCGCAACTCCCACCACTTTGCGGCACTCTGGCCCGATGTCGAGCCTTTCGCCGAGGAAGGCCTGGTAGCCCTCAGCGTGGTCAACAGCATGACCTGCGTGGTGCCCCATGGCGCGGATCGACCGCTGTTCGGCACCAACCCCATTGCCTTCGCCGCGCCGCGCGCAGATGGGCCACCCATCGTGTTTGACCTGGCCACCAGCGCGATTGCCCATGGCGACGTGCAAATCGCTGCACGCAAGGGCGAGCGCTTGCCGCCGGGCATGGGCGTGGACAGCCTGGGCCAACCGACCCAAGACCCCAAGGCCATTCTTGAAGGCGGTGCGCTGTTACCGTTTGGCGGCCATAAAGGCTCGGCGCTGTCGATGATGGTCGAGTTGCTGGCGGCGGCGCTCACGGGCGGTAATTTTTCGTTCGAGTTCAATTGGGCCGATCATCCCGGTGCGCGAACCCCCTGGACCGGCCAATTGCTGATCGTGATCGACCCAAGCAAAACCGCCGGGCAAGGCTTTGCCGAGCGCAGCCAGGAACTGGTGCGGCAGATGCATGCGGCGGGGTTGCGGCGGTTGCCAGGGGATCGGCGCCATCGCACACGGGCGAAGTCGCAGGAAACCGGTATCGAGATCGATGCGCAGGAACTCAAGCAGTTACAGGCACTGGCAGAAGGGTAAAAGAAAAGGCTGCGCCAGTGGCGCAGCCTTTATCACTCAGCCTAGATGGCTTAGTGTCGATGGCCTGGTCTCGATGTCTTAGTTACGACGACCCAGCAACAAGCCGACCACCAGGCCAAAACCTGCGGAAATCGCCACGGTCTGCCATGGATGGCCACCAATATAGTTCTCGGTGGCATCCACCACCGGCTTGCTGCGTTCACGCACGTTGGACACGGAGTCCAGCGCTTGCTTGAGCTTGATAGCGACCTGCTCGCGCAGCGTCTCACCTTCTTCGCCTACCAGCGAAGCGCTGCTTTTGAGCAGCTTGTCCGACTCTTCGATCAAGGCCGTCAGTTCACTGAAAGCTTGATCCTTGATTTGATCTTCGACAGCTTGGGCGGCAGTTTTGCGGGCCATTGTGTGACTCCTTGCGAGTGAATGTGACAGTGAACAATGGAGTGTCGGGCTTGGCTAAAAGTTGCAGTTTTTTTGCTGTGAGCGGTTTGCGGGCAAAATCCGAATCAGGATATTTCGACCTACAGTGTAAGATGTCACCTATTTGTGCAGCAGGTAATTCAACATGAGCTTCAATCTGGCCAACAAAACCCTCGCCGAACGCGCCGAGCTGGAAGATGAAAAGTCCCGCCTCTACGACCTGTGGCAAACCAACCTGGGCAAGGCCAAGGGCGAAGCGGCGCGTTTGTTCGGCGAGCGTGCCAAGCGCAAAGGCAAGTGGGCCGAATGGGTGCGTGCCGAGCTTGATGGCATGTCGCCGCCGGAGTTTTCCAACATGGTGCGCAGCGAAGTCAACAAACTGATGGCCGCTGCTAAGTAAAGCTGGCCACAATTGCTTCGCGTACTTTGAGCAACAGCGGATCCAGCTGCGCCTGGGTACGCCAGCCCAGCTCCACCGGATAGCGTGGCAACGTCAGTGGGCAGGGCAGTACGCGCAAGCCGGTCATCTGTGCAATCGCCTCGGCGGCATGCCCGGGGATGGTCGCCACTGCCGCGCTGCCCTTGAGCAAAAACGGCAGCCCGGCAAAGTGGCTGGTGGACGCACACACCTGGCGGCTCAACCCACGCGCCGCCAACCCTTCATCGGTAATTCCGATAAACCCGCCCGACGACACCAGCACATGTTCGCGTGCCACGAACTCCGCAAGGCTGATGCCTTCTTGGCCCGGCGCCAGGCTGTGCGGGTCGACCAGACAGCGGTAGTCGCCTTCGCCCAGCACGTGCCGGCTCAACCTGCGCTCGGCAAAACCGCCGGCGGTAATCGCCAGGTCCAGGCTGCGCTCAAGCAGGGCGCCTGCCACGATCTGGCTGTGGGTCTGGCGGAAAATCACCCTCAGTTTCGGCGCACGCCGGGCAATTTCTGCCATTAACCGCCGGCCATGGGCAATTTCGAAGTCATCAGACAAGCCCAGTACCACCGAGCGCCCCTGATAATTCGGGTTGTCCGGGTTAATCATTTCCAGGCTTTGTCGACAACGGTCCAGTGCCTCGCTGATCACCGGTTTCAACTGGTTAGCGCGCAAGGTCGGCGCCAGCCCACGCCCGGTGCGCACGAACAGCGGGTCGCCATACAGGTCACGTAAACGCCGCAAACCGGCGCTGATCGCCGATTGCGTGACGCCCAGGCGCAAGGCTGCGCGGCTGGCGCTGGACTCATCGTGCAAGGCTTCGAAGGTTTTCAACAGGTTCAGGTCAACCTGGGCGATATTCATTTGGCTCATATCATTTAGCACTGAGGAGGGCTTTATTCATGATTGCCGCTCGCCGGAGAATGGGCAACCCCCTTTATCTGGAGTGAACCTGATGCCCATTTCTACCGTGGCGGCGTTGCAGATCGGATCCTTGCCGGGTGGCAAGGCTGACACCTTGGCGCAGATCCTCACCTATGAGGACGCGATTGTGCGCAGTGGCGCGCAATTGGTGGTGATGCCCGAAGCGTTGCTCGGCGGTTACCCGAAGGGCGAAACCTTCGGCACGCAATTGGGCTACCGATTGCCGGAAGGCCGCGAAGCCTTTGCGCGCTATTTTGCCAATGCCATCGATGTGCCGGGCGCCGAGACCGAGGTGCTGGCCGGGCTATCCGCGCGCACCGGTGCCAGTCTGGTACTCGGGGTGATCGAGCGCAGTGGCAGCACGCTGTATTGCAGCGTGCTGTATTTCGAACCCACCGGCGGCCTGGTAGCCAAGCACCGCAAGCTGATGCCCACCGGCACTGAGCGGCTGGTCTGGGGCACGGGCGATGGTTCGACCTTGCCGGTGATCGACGCTGCCGTCGGGCGCTTGGGCGGCGCGGTGTGCTGGGAAAACATGATGCCGCTGCTGCGCACGGCGATGTACGCCAAGGGCGTGCAAGTGTGGTGCGCGCCCACGGTGGATGAGCGTGAAATGTGGCACGTGAGCATGCGCCACATTGCCCATGAAGGTCGCTGCTTTGTGGTGAGTGCCTGCCAGGTGCAGGCCTCGCCGGCGGCGCTGGGTGTGGAGATTGCAAACTGGCCGTCAGAGCGCCCGTTGATCGCCGGCGGCAGTGTGATTGTCGGGCCGATGGGCGACATCCTCGCCGGGCCGCTGGTGGGTGAAGAGGGCTTGCTGACCGCGCAGATCAACACCGATGATCTGGTGCGGGCGCGCTATGACTATGACGTGGTGGGGCATTACGCGCGCCCGGACATATTTGAGTTGGTAGTGGATGAACGCGCCAAACCGGGCGTGCGCACACTGACAGATTAAACTCGGTAAAAACTGTGGGAGCTGGCTTGCCTGCGATGGCCTCAACTCGGTGTGCCTGATGTACCGAGGTGTCTGCATCGCAGCGATGCGGCGACCCGACAAGCCAGCTCCCACATCAGATCTTCAGCGTTTGGTAGATCTGAATGCCAGCCACTCTTGGCGGGTAATCTCCCAAATGTCGCGTGGCAACCTACCTTCTACGAATTCACCCATCTGCGTGCGGATCAAGCGCATCCCCGTGCGCTCGGAAATCCGCCGCGACGCCTGGTTAGGCGCGGCCTTGGGCACGCGCATCAGCGGACGTTCGAGCACA
The window above is part of the Pseudomonas sp. KBS0710 genome. Proteins encoded here:
- a CDS encoding Ldh family oxidoreductase, encoding MSAQSPTVAKASTAIGFTELVGLLHQVFVRHGTSAQVAAILAHNCASAERDGAHSHGVFRIPGYVSTLNSGWVNGKAVPVVEDVASGFVRVDADNGFAQPALEAARPLLVEKARSAGIALLAIRNSHHFAALWPDVEPFAEEGLVALSVVNSMTCVVPHGADRPLFGTNPIAFAAPRADGPPIVFDLATSAIAHGDVQIAARKGERLPPGMGVDSLGQPTQDPKAILEGGALLPFGGHKGSALSMMVELLAAALTGGNFSFEFNWADHPGARTPWTGQLLIVIDPSKTAGQGFAERSQELVRQMHAAGLRRLPGDRRHRTRAKSQETGIEIDAQELKQLQALAEG
- a CDS encoding YqjD family protein, which encodes MARKTAAQAVEDQIKDQAFSELTALIEESDKLLKSSASLVGEEGETLREQVAIKLKQALDSVSNVRERSKPVVDATENYIGGHPWQTVAISAGFGLVVGLLLGRRN
- a CDS encoding LysR family transcriptional regulator encodes the protein MNIAQVDLNLLKTFEALHDESSASRAALRLGVTQSAISAGLRRLRDLYGDPLFVRTGRGLAPTLRANQLKPVISEALDRCRQSLEMINPDNPNYQGRSVVLGLSDDFEIAHGRRLMAEIARRAPKLRVIFRQTHSQIVAGALLERSLDLAITAGGFAERRLSRHVLGEGDYRCLVDPHSLAPGQEGISLAEFVAREHVLVSSGGFIGITDEGLAARGLSRQVCASTSHFAGLPFLLKGSAAVATIPGHAAEAIAQMTGLRVLPCPLTLPRYPVELGWRTQAQLDPLLLKVREAIVASFT
- a CDS encoding carbon-nitrogen hydrolase family protein; protein product: MPISTVAALQIGSLPGGKADTLAQILTYEDAIVRSGAQLVVMPEALLGGYPKGETFGTQLGYRLPEGREAFARYFANAIDVPGAETEVLAGLSARTGASLVLGVIERSGSTLYCSVLYFEPTGGLVAKHRKLMPTGTERLVWGTGDGSTLPVIDAAVGRLGGAVCWENMMPLLRTAMYAKGVQVWCAPTVDEREMWHVSMRHIAHEGRCFVVSACQVQASPAALGVEIANWPSERPLIAGGSVIVGPMGDILAGPLVGEEGLLTAQINTDDLVRARYDYDVVGHYARPDIFELVVDERAKPGVRTLTD